One genomic window of Methyloceanibacter sp. wino2 includes the following:
- a CDS encoding putative quinol monooxygenase codes for MNYGKSAIVATAGIEIIVRKEAAALPNSRGRGGRRPVSVSKEIPMSDIAGVIPFKAKPGKGAEVAEALAAALPHVEKEQGTPLWLILRSEAEPDSVFLVDLFTSEDARAAHMTGDAAKLIFATVPPLLAEEPTIHPSKLITSKGV; via the coding sequence ATGAACTATGGCAAATCCGCCATCGTGGCAACGGCCGGGATCGAGATCATTGTTCGGAAGGAGGCAGCTGCGCTGCCTAACTCGCGCGGACGCGGCGGACGGCGTCCCGTTTCAGTCAGCAAGGAGATCCCTATGAGCGACATCGCCGGCGTCATTCCATTCAAGGCCAAGCCGGGCAAAGGAGCGGAAGTGGCAGAGGCCCTCGCCGCAGCGCTGCCCCATGTAGAGAAGGAACAAGGAACGCCACTGTGGCTGATCCTCCGTTCGGAGGCCGAGCCAGATAGTGTCTTTCTCGTCGATCTTTTCACGAGCGAAGACGCGCGCGCCGCGCACATGACGGGCGACGCCGCGAAGCTGATCTTTGCAACCGTGCCACCGCTTCTGGCGGAGGAGCCCACAATCCATCCGTCCAAGTTGATTACGAGCAAGGGCGTGTAG
- a CDS encoding GlxA family transcriptional regulator, translating into MKIVVLAASGCLPSAFVGLMDVLTLAQWAPANRRQSGPAFEILSASADGAPVTDGRGCRVDVMRSLDEIGTCAAVIVPGFLPDNALRPPSMAGLASVATWLRAAHDSGALVCGSCSGSFLLAEAGLLDRRRCTTTWWLHEEFKRRYPRVHAVWASPMIEDDRIATAGGPLSWIDLALHVIRRLMGAEAARAAADFAVVDAAPSAGAAYVPIGYLSRAGHWLADAEHVVRHAGGQRIGARELAQRLATSERTLHRRLTEATGESPKRFIDRVRIETAQTLLESGQQSVKEISAAVGYEDESSFRRRFKRLVGTTPAAYRNRCRDRR; encoded by the coding sequence ATGAAGATCGTTGTCTTGGCGGCGAGCGGGTGTCTTCCCTCGGCCTTCGTAGGCCTGATGGACGTACTGACTCTTGCGCAATGGGCGCCCGCGAACAGGCGGCAGTCCGGCCCGGCTTTTGAGATCCTTTCGGCGAGTGCAGACGGGGCGCCAGTGACTGACGGACGGGGGTGTCGCGTCGACGTCATGCGCAGTCTCGACGAGATTGGGACCTGCGCTGCGGTAATCGTTCCGGGCTTCCTTCCCGATAATGCCCTGCGTCCGCCGTCCATGGCTGGTCTGGCGTCGGTGGCAACGTGGCTCCGCGCGGCACATGATAGCGGGGCTCTGGTCTGCGGCTCCTGCAGCGGAAGCTTCCTTTTGGCCGAAGCCGGACTGCTGGACCGGCGTCGGTGTACGACGACGTGGTGGTTGCATGAGGAATTCAAGCGCCGCTACCCGCGCGTCCATGCGGTCTGGGCATCTCCCATGATCGAGGACGACCGCATCGCCACCGCCGGAGGGCCACTGTCCTGGATCGATCTCGCGCTGCATGTCATCCGCCGCCTCATGGGCGCCGAGGCTGCAAGGGCGGCCGCCGACTTCGCCGTCGTCGATGCGGCGCCTTCCGCCGGTGCAGCCTATGTCCCCATCGGATATCTCAGCCGGGCGGGGCATTGGCTCGCGGATGCCGAGCACGTCGTGCGTCATGCCGGCGGGCAACGTATCGGCGCACGCGAACTCGCGCAGCGGCTGGCGACGTCCGAGCGGACGTTGCACCGGCGGCTGACGGAAGCGACGGGTGAATCGCCGAAGCGCTTCATCGATCGGGTTCGTATCGAGACGGCGCAGACGCTCCTCGAATCCGGACAGCAGTCGGTCAAGGAAATTTCAGCAGCGGTCGGATACGAGGACGAAAGCAGCTTTCGGCGGCGGTTCAAACGGCTTGTCGGCACGACGCCTGCGGCCTATCGGAATCGGTGCCGCGATCGCCGGTGA
- a CDS encoding molybdopterin-binding protein, whose amino-acid sequence MTDGNMTTAALVVIGEEILSGRTRDENISYIAGRLDSAGITLCEVRIVPDVVTEIASAVNGLRGRFSYVLTTGGIGPTHDDVTTDAIASAFGVPLVEDDPRAVKAMEDCFPGAALGPGTRRMARLPQGAELVPNPVSGAPGYIVGNVVVMAGVPRVMQAMMETIVQRLNTGHPISSRSIRVDAVEGEVAEALAALQAAHPKVRIGSYPYFKESGYGTFVVFRCHDLPAIEEAAKDLCQVLDMGGTPYSDSDSGI is encoded by the coding sequence ATGACTGACGGCAACATGACGACCGCGGCGCTCGTCGTTATCGGCGAGGAAATTCTTTCGGGCCGGACCCGCGACGAAAACATCTCCTACATCGCCGGCCGCCTGGACAGCGCCGGCATCACATTGTGCGAGGTGCGCATCGTTCCCGACGTCGTCACCGAGATAGCCAGCGCGGTCAACGGCCTGCGCGGGCGTTTCTCCTATGTCCTGACCACCGGCGGCATCGGACCCACGCATGACGACGTCACCACCGATGCGATCGCCAGTGCTTTTGGGGTGCCGTTGGTCGAAGACGACCCCAGAGCCGTCAAGGCAATGGAGGACTGCTTTCCCGGCGCTGCTCTCGGACCGGGCACGCGCCGTATGGCGCGGCTGCCGCAGGGCGCCGAACTGGTACCGAACCCGGTCTCCGGTGCGCCGGGCTACATCGTCGGCAACGTCGTGGTCATGGCGGGCGTCCCCCGCGTCATGCAGGCCATGATGGAGACCATCGTGCAGCGGCTTAATACCGGCCACCCGATCAGTTCACGGTCCATCCGCGTCGACGCCGTCGAGGGCGAGGTCGCCGAAGCTCTTGCAGCGCTACAGGCTGCCCATCCCAAGGTGCGGATCGGCAGCTACCCCTATTTCAAAGAGAGCGGCTACGGCACGTTTGTCGTATTCCGCTGCCATGACCTTCCAGCGATCGAGGAGGCTGCGAAGGACTTGTGCCAGGTCCTCGACATGGGCGGCACGCCCTACTCGGACTCCGACAGCGGCATTTAG
- a CDS encoding MaoC family dehydratase translates to MSAWLETARGTTPRVGESAELKNEISMRDIELFTEITGDKNPLHYDEAIAKNSIFGGLIVQGGVTSGILNAIVAEKLPGPGTVFLKVDWSFTKAVLVGDVITGRIEVLKARDDKPICDLRTTVTNQHGEVCLKGTATTFTVPV, encoded by the coding sequence ATGAGCGCGTGGTTAGAGACGGCCCGAGGGACGACTCCGAGGGTCGGCGAGTCTGCGGAACTCAAGAACGAGATCAGCATGCGGGACATCGAGTTGTTCACAGAGATCACGGGCGACAAGAACCCTCTGCACTACGACGAGGCGATTGCTAAGAACTCCATATTCGGTGGCCTCATCGTCCAGGGCGGCGTGACATCCGGAATCCTCAACGCCATCGTCGCGGAGAAGCTTCCAGGACCCGGCACGGTTTTCCTGAAGGTCGACTGGAGCTTCACCAAGGCTGTCCTGGTCGGCGATGTGATCACGGGCCGGATCGAGGTGCTGAAGGCACGCGACGACAAACCGATTTGCGACCTGCGCACGACCGTCACCAATCAACACGGAGAAGTCTGCCTGAAGGGAACGGCAACGACCTTCACCGTACCGGTTTAG
- a CDS encoding GTP cyclohydrolase II: MRQKKVWYFDLVKEQRARSVRHAMSALRDGLPILVDGRRPLVVLAAETASGLNLREITDLAIEEPALLLAAGRARALGYDTSFPPETVLAFPVDPSSLTPEEVRGLADPTVPQHLTRLGEPTAVPMNGDIAVDLAKHAQLLPALIVGLTTTADAQRYATKGYPVVDGEDIVGQFNQPPSLERIATTELPLDVASVARAIVYRDSESGLHNIALIIGDPSKQSAPLVRVHSACFTGDVLGSLRCDCGPQLRRALERMSEEGSGVLLYLAQEGRGIGLTNKLRAYLLQERGQNTLEANHSLGWESDARCFGLAAAILKDLGIQTVRLLSNNPNKLESMSQFGIVVQSRVAHTIAPNGTNNRYLETKRTCCGHLTEQDQMGRTV; this comes from the coding sequence GTGGACGGCAGACGACCCCTGGTCGTATTGGCAGCGGAAACCGCATCTGGCTTGAACCTGCGGGAGATCACAGATCTCGCAATCGAGGAACCGGCCCTGCTGCTCGCTGCCGGACGGGCCCGGGCACTCGGCTACGATACCAGCTTCCCGCCGGAGACGGTTCTGGCCTTTCCCGTCGACCCGTCCAGCCTCACGCCCGAGGAAGTACGCGGACTGGCGGACCCGACCGTACCCCAGCACCTGACGCGCCTCGGCGAGCCGACCGCGGTGCCGATGAACGGCGATATCGCCGTCGACTTGGCGAAGCACGCTCAACTCCTGCCGGCCCTCATTGTCGGCCTCACGACAACGGCGGATGCGCAGCGCTACGCCACCAAGGGCTATCCCGTCGTCGATGGGGAGGACATCGTCGGTCAGTTCAACCAGCCTCCGAGCCTCGAGCGCATCGCCACGACAGAGCTTCCGCTCGACGTCGCGAGCGTCGCGCGCGCGATCGTCTATCGGGATAGCGAGAGCGGACTGCACAACATTGCGCTGATCATCGGCGATCCGAGCAAGCAATCTGCCCCGCTGGTGCGGGTGCATTCCGCCTGCTTCACCGGCGACGTGCTCGGCAGCCTTCGGTGCGATTGCGGTCCCCAGCTCCGCCGTGCACTCGAGCGCATGTCGGAAGAAGGCTCGGGCGTCCTTCTCTATCTCGCGCAGGAAGGACGGGGCATCGGACTCACCAACAAGCTCCGCGCCTATCTTCTGCAGGAACGGGGACAAAACACGCTCGAAGCCAATCACTCGCTTGGGTGGGAAAGCGACGCCCGCTGCTTCGGGCTGGCAGCCGCGATCCTGAAAGATCTGGGCATCCAAACTGTCCGGCTGCTTTCCAATAATCCCAACAAGCTCGAATCGATGTCGCAATTCGGGATCGTCGTTCAATCACGTGTGGCCCACACGATCGCACCGAACGGAACAAACAACCGGTATTTGGAAACAAAAAGAACCTGCTGTGGACATCTAACCGAGCAGGACCAGATGGGGAGGACTGTATGA